In the genome of archaeon BMS3Bbin15, the window ACATTGGCATGCCTTTAGGCCCTTCTTTCAGATATTTTTCCGGTTCTTTTTCAAAGGTATTCTTACAGGAGGGTGAACAGAAAAAATACATCTTCCCTTTATAGTAAAATTTGTTTTCCGCCTTTGATTCGTTCACCTCCATACCACAAACCGGGTCCTGTTTCATTTCCATCATTTCTCAATCACCTCTTTGAGTTTTTTATATTCTTCCTGAGTTATCTCGCCTCTGGCCAGTCTCTTATCCAGTATCTCCTTTGCACCCGATACACCAGAATGTGAATCATTACTTTCCGAATGTACATGCGAGTTACTATGCCCACATCCGCATCCCATTATATCCACAATCCATTATAGTATTTTATCCTTAGCATACTGTATGTTATATACTGTAGGGTTGATATACTTTATTCTTTACAAAAAGGAAAATAAAAAGTTAAATCTTTTCCCCATCATAAAATATAATGTATATGTTTAGCTAGTGTCGTGTCAATTTAATCATGGGACATAATACTTAGATAGTTTTCTGTCAGCGTTCTCTCTCGTGAACTTCCAATCTATCTTCTTTTTCATTTCATTCCTTCTCCAGGTCCATGCAGCTATTTCCTTGGCTAGTTTTTCCGTGTCACCTATTCGTCTACCTG includes:
- the actP gene encoding copper-transporting P-type ATPase; translated protein: MMEMKQDPVCGMEVNESKAENKFYYKGKMYFFCSPSCKNTFEKEPEKYLKEGPKGMPM